One window of the Triticum dicoccoides isolate Atlit2015 ecotype Zavitan chromosome 3B, WEW_v2.0, whole genome shotgun sequence genome contains the following:
- the LOC119281065 gene encoding uncharacterized protein LOC119281065 translates to MEIHKEGAQQGRALEAAEAPEQWRGAVEAPLPGTPAGAAWAHVASFFSAHLYLPGIDVCERVSGASSEEDEDGRLVITPGCVRHVASSAAGLWAREELLEADHAARRLRYAVVDSNMGFGRYVATLRVLDLDGGEGGCMISWAFECDAVKSEGWSEAALVARLGASVEGMAERVQQLAAVAQ, encoded by the coding sequence ATGGAGATCCACAAGGAGGGTGCGCAGCAAGGGCGGGCACTGGAGGCTGCGGAGGCGCCGGAGCAGTGGCGTGGCGCCGTGGAGGCCCCGCTGCCGGGCACGCCGGCGGGCGCCGCGTGGGCTCATGTCGCCAGCTTCTTCTCCGCGCACCTCTACCTGCCGGGCATCGACGTGTGCGAGCGCGTATCGGGAGCCAGCAGCGAGGAGGACGAAGATGGCAGGCTGGTGATCACCCCCGGCTGCGTCcggcacgtggcctcgagcgccGCGGGGCTGTGGGCGCGCGAGGAGCTGCTGGAGGCAGACCACGCCGCGCGGCGCCTCCGCTACGCCGTCGTCGACAGCAACATGGGGTTCGGCCGCTACGTCGCCACGCTGCGCGTCCTGGACCTCGACGGCGGCGAAGGCGGGTGCATGATCTCGTGGGCGTTCGAGTGCGACGCCGTGAAGAGCGAGGGGTGGAGCGAGGCGGCGCTCGTGGCGCGCCTCGGCGCCAGCGTCGAGGGCATGGCCGAGAGGGTGCAACAGCTGGCCGCGGTAGCTCAGTAG